Proteins encoded in a region of the Podarcis muralis chromosome 4, rPodMur119.hap1.1, whole genome shotgun sequence genome:
- the LOC114595371 gene encoding olfactory receptor 52L1-like — MTTVGNISLRPLTFLLTGIPGLEASQHWLSIPLCSMYVLALLGNALLLGVITLEPSLHEPMYLFLAALAVTDLVLSTTTLPQMLAILWLGPCTISFHACLAQMFLIHAFSSMESGILVAMALDRYVAICLPLRHSAILRTSTVAKAVLLIFLRGLILIAPFGLLLQRLPFCGHRVILHAYCEHMAVVKLACADTTVNRMYGLFVALFVVGMDVLSIALSYTLILRAVFHLPSTQERLKALSTCASHGCVILIFYIPGLFSFLTHRFGHRVPHQVHILLATLYLLVPPMLNPIVYGVKTKPIRSRVARVFYGRVA; from the coding sequence ATGACGACCGTGGGCAACATCAGCCTCCGGCCCCTCACCTTCCTCCTGACTGGCATCCCTGGCCTGGAGGCCTCCCAGCACTGGCTCTCCATCCCTCTCTGCTCCATGTATGTCCTGGCTCTGCTGGGGAACGCCTTGCTCCTGGGGGTCATCACGCTGGAGCCCAGCCTCCACGAGCCTATGTACCTCTTCCTGGCTGCCTTGGCCGTCACGGACCTGgtcctctccaccaccaccctgccccaGATGCTGGCCATCCTGTGGCTAGGGCCCTGCACCATCAgcttccacgcctgcctggcccaGATGTTCCTCATCCatgccttctcctccatggagTCGGGCATCCTGGTGGCCATGGCCCTGGACCGCTACGTGGCCATCTGCCTTCCCCTGAGACACTCAGCCATCTTGCGGACGTCCACTGTGGCCAAGGCGGTGCTGCTGATCTTCCTACGGGGTCTGATCCTCATCGCTCCCTTTGGCCTGCTTCTCCAGAGGCTGCCTTTCTGCGGCCACAGGGTCATCCTCCATGCCTACTGCGAGCACATGGCGGTGGTTAAGCTGGCCTGCGCAGACACCACCGTGAACAGAATGTATGGCCTCTTTGTGGCCCTCTTTGTGGTGGGCATGGACGTCCTCTCCATCGCTCTCTCCTACACCCTGATCCTGCGAGCTGTCTTCCACCTGCCCTCCACTCAGGAGCGGCTGAAGGCCCTCAGCACCTGTGCTTCCCATGGCTGCGTGATCCTCATCTTCTACATCCCGGGGCTCTTCTCCTTCCTCACCCACCGCTTTGGCCACAGAGTCCCCCACCAGGTCCACATCCTCCTGGCCACCCTGTACCTCTTGGTGCCACCCATGCTCAACCCCATCGTGTACGGGGTGAAAACGAAGCCAATCCGAAGCAGGGTGGCCAGGGTCTTCTACGGGAGGGTGGCTTGA